Genomic DNA from Bacillota bacterium:
TACCGTTGTGGAGATCAGCAGATCCCAAGTGAAACTAGGGGTCGAAGCACCTAAGCATGTGTCCATCTTTCGGGAAGAGATCTATCCCCAGGAGGGACAGTCGCCGACCCAATAGGACGATCTGCCTTGGTTTCTAGGCCTTCTAGGATGAAAAAGGTCTTGGAGTGGTGTGCAGGAAAATAGCAGGATTTCTTGGATGAAAAGGGAAATGTTATAGTACCTTATGGAAAGGGAGGAGATGCCACAGAACGATCAGCTAATATCGCCTCACGGGGCAGATTAGGGCAAAGGAGTTGGCAATATGCAAATAGTCGTCTACGGTAAGAACATCGAAGTTACAACTGCCTTGCGTAGCTACGCCGAGAAGAAAGTGTCCAAGATCCAGCGCTTCTTCGAAGGAGATCTGGAGCTGACCGCGGAGGTGACCATGAGCGTCCAGAAGGAACTGGATATCGTGGAGATCACAGTGCAGGTGGATGGAGTTCTCTTAAGGGGAGAAGCGCGTACCGAAGATATGTATGCCTCCATAGACGAAGCGGTGGACAAAATCGCGCGACAGGTGGAAAAGTATAAGACGCGGTTGCAAAAGCATTTCCAGAAAGGTGCTAAACTAGCCAAGGTCAGCACAGATAGCAAGGCATCCGCCGGGATGGAAATGCCCAACATTGTTCGGACGAAACGCTTTGCCATCAAACCTATGTCGGTCGAAGAAGCGGCGATGCAGATGGATCTTTTGGGCCATGACTTTTTCGTGTTTGCCAATGCCCTAAACGGAGAGGTAAAC
This window encodes:
- the csrA gene encoding carbon storage regulator CsrA, producing the protein MLILTRRVDETIIIDDQIRITVVEISRSQVKLGVEAPKHVSIFREEIYPQEGQSPTQ
- the raiA gene encoding ribosome-associated translation inhibitor RaiA, with the protein product MQIVVYGKNIEVTTALRSYAEKKVSKIQRFFEGDLELTAEVTMSVQKELDIVEITVQVDGVLLRGEARTEDMYASIDEAVDKIARQVEKYKTRLQKHFQKGAKLAKVSTDSKASAGMEMPNIVRTKRFAIKPMSVEEAAMQMDLLGHDFFVFANALNGEVNVVYRRKDGNYGLIEPEFE